From Candidatus Hydrogenedentota bacterium:
GGGGGATCAGTCGAGGCGGATGTCCTGTTTCTCGAACCAGGCCTTCAGATCGGCCATGTGCGAATCCACCACCTGCCGGTCATAGTCGCTTTCGAGCTTGTCGATGAGCTCCGCGAGTTCCGGGCGTTTCCGGATAATCTTGTTCAATTGCTTCTCGAACTCAGCGCTCATGAAGTGCAGGTCGTCGGTGCGGATGCTCAAGTCCAGCAACTGGCCCAGCTTCTGCACCGCCGCCTCGATGCATTTCACATTGTGCCCCTGCACGTATGCCGGAATTTCCGTGATGAGGCTCAACATCTCGATGCCGTACTCCGGGCAGCGCGCGGTCAAGTAGGTGATGAAGCTCGCAGGCCCCGCATAATTCGAGGGTTCGAGGTCGTGCTGTTGCAGCAGCGGTTTCAGAGACGCGTCCGATACGGAAGAGAAGAACCGCGGCAGACGCGTGTGCGGCGCGACCCCCGCCACGCTGCCCACGAAGAAGATCCGCGTTACGCCG
This genomic window contains:
- a CDS encoding PAC2 family protein, with the protein product MALPLTIHREPTFSEARLVLGFSGWMDGGDVSTGTVEYLVSRYQMAEMAVIHPQHFFVYNVPGPMEIAALFRPHARIEDGLVTTFDEPANTFYACPEHNLILFQGREPNLRWKTFADCIFHIAATFGVTRIFFVGSVAGVAPHTRLPRFFSSVSDASLKPLLQQHDLEPSNYAGPASFITYLTARCPEYGIEMLSLITEIPAYVQGHNVKCIEAAVQKLGQLLDLSIRTDDLHFMSAEFEKQLNKIIRKRPELAELIDKLESDYDRQVVDSHMADLKAWFEKQDIRLD